One stretch of Bosea vaviloviae DNA includes these proteins:
- the soxA gene encoding sulfur oxidation c-type cytochrome SoxA — translation MTQGAVALALAAFAAVPALSEIKSGTEFLSPDMRRQQADETRNPAFFWVEQGRELFSRKPTPDGQACVSCHADPQQSLRGAATHYPQVDAATAKLLNLEGRIEQCRVERQGQPAFGYESPELLAMTAYLGSLSRGLPVEVKTDGAARPYYEAGKAFFERRQGQLNLSCQQCHDGLVGQKLRGDTVSHGAGTGYPAYRLEWNDVGSLHRRLRACSLGVRATQFDYGSPEYLALELYLAGRAKGLPVETPGMRR, via the coding sequence TTGACCCAAGGAGCCGTTGCGCTCGCGCTGGCCGCGTTTGCCGCCGTCCCGGCCCTGTCGGAGATCAAGTCCGGCACGGAGTTCCTCTCACCCGACATGCGCCGGCAGCAGGCGGACGAGACCCGCAATCCGGCCTTCTTCTGGGTCGAGCAGGGCCGCGAGCTGTTCAGCCGCAAGCCGACGCCCGACGGGCAGGCCTGCGTCTCCTGCCATGCCGACCCGCAGCAGAGCCTGCGCGGCGCCGCGACGCATTATCCGCAGGTCGATGCGGCGACGGCCAAGCTGCTCAACCTCGAAGGTCGGATCGAGCAATGCCGCGTCGAGCGGCAGGGGCAGCCGGCCTTCGGCTACGAGAGCCCCGAACTTCTGGCGATGACCGCCTATCTCGGCTCGCTTTCACGCGGCCTGCCGGTCGAGGTGAAGACCGATGGCGCGGCCAGGCCCTATTACGAGGCGGGCAAGGCTTTCTTCGAGCGCCGGCAGGGCCAGCTCAACCTGTCCTGCCAGCAATGCCATGACGGCCTCGTCGGCCAGAAGCTGCGCGGCGATACCGTCAGCCATGGCGCGGGCACGGGCTACCCGGCCTATCGCCTCGAATGGAACGATGTCGGCTCGCTGCACCGGCGCCTGCGCGCCTGCTCGCTCGGCGTCCGCGCGACGCAGTTCGACTACGGTTCGCCGGAATACCTTGCGCTGGAGCTTTACCTGGCCGGGCGGGCCAAGGGCCTGCCCGTGGAGACGCCGGGCATGCGGCGCTGA
- a CDS encoding thiosulfate oxidation carrier protein SoxY — MSSVISPRSRRSEAGHDRRSLLAGAAAGLVVAALPARAATDISPERAQLIARITEGALPERGRITLDVPALVENGNSVDTRIVVESPMTDADHVRWIHLIAEKNPFPDMARFHLGPRAGRAEVATTLRLSQSQTVTAVAALSGGGFVMADADIVVTLSACIDGG; from the coding sequence ATGTCGTCAGTTATCTCGCCTCGCTCAAGACGTTCTGAAGCCGGCCACGACCGGCGCAGCCTGCTCGCAGGCGCAGCGGCGGGTTTGGTGGTTGCGGCTCTGCCAGCGCGTGCGGCCACCGACATCTCGCCCGAGCGCGCGCAACTGATCGCGCGCATCACCGAGGGCGCGCTGCCGGAGCGCGGCCGCATCACGCTCGACGTCCCTGCTCTGGTCGAGAACGGCAATTCGGTCGACACCCGGATCGTGGTCGAAAGCCCGATGACGGATGCCGATCATGTCCGCTGGATCCACCTGATCGCCGAGAAGAACCCGTTTCCGGACATGGCACGGTTCCATCTCGGCCCCCGCGCCGGCCGCGCCGAGGTTGCGACCACCTTGCGGCTGTCGCAGTCGCAGACGGTCACGGCTGTCGCGGCGCTGAGCGGCGGCGGCTTCGTCATGGCCGATGCCGACATCGTGGTGACGCTGAGCGCCTGCATCGACGGCGGTTGA
- the soxX gene encoding sulfur oxidation c-type cytochrome SoxX: MLRRAFVGAVLASGGASALETYTVVGDAIPRPLGGLAGNPARGAALVRDRERGNCLICHQGTDATEPFQGTIGPPLAGVGARLDAGQIRLRLVDASVLNPQTVMPPYFRTENLHDVAPPYRGKPALSAQEIEDVVSYLASLKTF, translated from the coding sequence ATGTTGCGTCGGGCGTTCGTCGGTGCCGTTCTGGCATCCGGCGGCGCCTCGGCGCTCGAAACCTACACGGTTGTAGGCGACGCCATTCCGCGTCCCCTCGGCGGGCTTGCCGGCAACCCGGCGCGCGGCGCGGCGCTGGTGCGCGACCGCGAACGCGGCAACTGCCTGATCTGCCACCAGGGCACGGATGCCACCGAGCCCTTCCAAGGCACGATCGGCCCGCCGCTTGCCGGCGTCGGAGCCCGCCTCGATGCAGGCCAGATCCGGTTGCGGCTGGTCGATGCCTCCGTGCTCAACCCGCAAACCGTGATGCCGCCCTATTTTCGGACGGAAAACCTGCATGATGTCGCCCCGCCATACCGGGGCAAGCCGGCCCTCTCGGCCCAGGAGATCGAGGATGTCGTCAGTTATCTCGCCTCGCTCAAGACGTTCTGA
- a CDS encoding ABC transporter substrate-binding protein: MAVGLAMTLAQAALAQDKLKLAVGQRGNWDTSVAEIGTRLGIFKKHNLELEMLYTQGGGETQQAVLSNSVDIGVAGGIMGAMSAFSKGAPIRIMGAETTGGQDLFWYVKAESPIKALKDFDGKTVAYSTNGSSTHGVVNAFVKENGLKAKLTATGGPAQTLTQVMSGQIDVGWAAPPFGLDQLDRNEIRIIATGNDTQAFKSQTVRLLITNTSVLQNKKPLVERFMQAYRETVDAMYSSDEAIKAYASFVGISERIARRTRDDFFPKAALDPDKVVGLETIVPDAVTLKYTAQPLTKEQLAELIQIPPRK, from the coding sequence GTGGCAGTGGGCCTCGCCATGACCCTGGCGCAGGCAGCGCTGGCTCAAGACAAGCTCAAGCTGGCCGTCGGGCAGCGAGGAAACTGGGATACGTCGGTAGCGGAAATCGGCACCCGTCTTGGCATCTTCAAGAAGCACAATCTCGAACTCGAGATGCTCTACACCCAGGGCGGCGGCGAGACGCAACAGGCTGTCCTCTCCAATAGCGTCGACATCGGCGTTGCCGGCGGCATCATGGGCGCGATGTCGGCGTTCTCGAAAGGCGCGCCAATTCGCATCATGGGCGCGGAGACGACCGGCGGTCAGGACCTCTTCTGGTACGTGAAGGCGGAATCGCCGATTAAAGCGCTGAAAGATTTTGACGGCAAAACGGTGGCATATTCGACGAACGGCTCCTCGACCCATGGCGTTGTCAACGCCTTCGTCAAGGAGAACGGCTTGAAGGCGAAGCTCACGGCGACCGGAGGTCCGGCGCAAACGTTGACGCAGGTGATGTCCGGTCAGATCGATGTAGGCTGGGCCGCGCCGCCATTCGGGCTTGATCAACTCGATCGCAATGAGATTCGCATCATCGCCACGGGCAATGACACGCAGGCGTTCAAGAGTCAGACCGTTCGCCTCTTGATCACGAACACCAGCGTTCTTCAGAACAAGAAGCCTCTGGTCGAGCGCTTCATGCAGGCATATCGCGAAACCGTCGATGCGATGTATTCCAGCGACGAGGCGATCAAAGCCTATGCGTCATTCGTCGGGATTTCCGAGAGAATCGCGAGGCGGACGCGGGACGACTTCTTCCCGAAGGCAGCACTGGATCCAGATAAGGTTGTCGGCTTGGAGACGATCGTCCCGGACGCCGTGACCTTGAAATATACCGCGCAACCTCTGACCAAAGAACAGCTCGCCGAACTGATCCAGATCCCGCCGCGCAAATGA
- a CDS encoding ABC transporter permease: MTTTAVSGRARVRPAKRDEDRAVLLTRLGIIAAILLCWELLARSGLLYRDVVPSLVLIVGELGRLLIDRTFYDNLGVTAGEVLLAIAIGGGAGIGVGIILGRNKFLQRAYEPLLHYLGPTPKIIFFPIMIMWFGVGPGSKVAMGALSSFFPVAISIAAAMREIDTVLIRVGLSFRLNNAQMIRKIYLPAMRAPVINGIRIGLGVAIIGTLLAETKLANQGLGYAVIQTYATFNMPRMYALLTVVFLLAVGVNTVLGRYTELRATRAFR; this comes from the coding sequence ATGACGACGACCGCCGTATCGGGTCGGGCGCGAGTTCGCCCTGCCAAGAGGGACGAAGATCGCGCTGTGCTGCTGACGCGGCTCGGGATCATTGCAGCAATCCTGCTGTGCTGGGAACTGCTGGCCCGCTCGGGGCTGCTCTACCGGGACGTCGTTCCATCCCTTGTGCTGATTGTCGGCGAACTCGGCCGCCTTCTGATCGACCGAACTTTCTATGACAATCTCGGCGTTACGGCCGGCGAAGTGCTCCTGGCGATCGCGATCGGCGGCGGGGCGGGCATCGGCGTCGGGATCATTCTGGGCCGCAACAAGTTCCTGCAACGCGCCTATGAGCCGCTGCTGCACTATCTCGGGCCGACGCCGAAGATCATTTTCTTCCCGATCATGATCATGTGGTTCGGAGTGGGGCCCGGCTCGAAGGTCGCGATGGGGGCGCTGTCGTCGTTTTTCCCGGTGGCCATCAGCATCGCTGCGGCGATGCGCGAGATCGACACCGTGCTGATCCGGGTCGGCTTGAGCTTCCGCCTGAACAACGCGCAGATGATCCGCAAGATCTACCTGCCGGCGATGCGGGCACCCGTCATCAATGGGATCCGGATCGGGCTCGGGGTCGCTATCATCGGCACGCTGCTGGCCGAGACCAAACTCGCCAATCAGGGTCTGGGCTATGCGGTGATCCAGACTTACGCGACCTTCAATATGCCTCGCATGTATGCCCTGTTAACGGTCGTCTTTTTACTCGCCGTCGGTGTCAACACGGTCCTGGGTCGCTATACGGAATTGCGCGCGACCCGCGCTTTCAGATAG
- a CDS encoding thiosulfate oxidation carrier complex protein SoxZ encodes MSFNARITMPTDVRAGEIVEIKVLTRHPMDRGGQSDGRGGTVPRKILNRLTATYAGEPIFRFDMHTGVAANPFVSFTTRAVATGDIVFEWREDGGATYTRTARLTVT; translated from the coding sequence ATGAGCTTCAACGCCCGCATCACCATGCCCACGGACGTCCGTGCCGGCGAGATCGTCGAGATCAAGGTGCTGACCCGCCATCCGATGGATCGCGGCGGTCAGTCCGACGGCCGGGGCGGCACCGTGCCGCGCAAGATCCTGAACCGCCTGACCGCGACCTATGCCGGCGAGCCGATCTTCCGGTTCGACATGCATACGGGCGTCGCCGCCAATCCCTTCGTCTCTTTCACGACACGGGCGGTCGCGACCGGCGACATCGTCTTCGAATGGCGCGAGGACGGCGGCGCGACCTACACGCGAACCGCAAGGCTGACCGTGACGTGA
- a CDS encoding c-type cytochrome, protein MKSMLASAPILAAALLLGTSAHAQDVSAGERSFNKCRACHQLGETAKTTIGPVLNGLFGRSSGSVEGYSYSPANKAAGLTWDDAVFADYIKDPKAKMPGTKMIFVGIKNEQEIKDLTAYLKQFDKDGKKL, encoded by the coding sequence ATGAAATCCATGCTTGCCAGCGCCCCGATCCTTGCCGCAGCGCTGCTGCTCGGGACTTCCGCCCATGCCCAGGACGTCTCGGCCGGCGAGCGCTCGTTCAACAAGTGCCGCGCCTGTCACCAGCTCGGCGAAACCGCGAAGACCACGATCGGCCCGGTGCTGAATGGGTTGTTCGGCCGGTCCTCCGGCTCGGTCGAGGGCTACAGCTATTCCCCGGCCAACAAGGCTGCCGGCCTGACCTGGGACGACGCGGTCTTTGCCGACTACATCAAGGACCCGAAGGCGAAGATGCCCGGCACCAAGATGATCTTCGTCGGCATCAAGAACGAGCAGGAGATCAAGGACCTCACCGCCTATCTCAAGCAGTTCGACAAGGACGGCAAGAAGCTCTGA
- a CDS encoding NAD(P)/FAD-dependent oxidoreductase: MKLTRRDVTAGPIALLAASTIGAPAVLGQAKARVVVVGGGPGGATAAKYLARDSNGAIAVTLVEENETYQTCFHSNLYIGGFKSYDAIVHRYDALARAYGIALVRSRATQIDRDRKEVVLADGRRLPYDRLVLSPGIDLKYDSVPGWSKEAEEVMPHGWKPGRQTQLIRERLDAVPDGGTIVMIAPPNPYRCPPGPYERASMFAHVLMGTGRSKARIVILDPKESFSKQGVFMPDWEKRYGTMIEWLGPKVHDGIKSVDPKTGTVVTGFETYENCAFVNVIPAQMAGAIARDAGLAPAGGYCAIDPATMKSVADANIVVLGDACNAGDMPKSAFSANNQAKVAAMILRGELVDAPTFPARYLNTCWSLVDTDDAIKVGGRYEPKDGRIAAVETFISQPGESAEIRRQTQAENIAWYDAICADMFT; the protein is encoded by the coding sequence ATGAAACTCACGCGACGTGATGTGACAGCCGGCCCGATCGCCCTGCTGGCCGCGAGCACGATCGGTGCACCCGCAGTCCTTGGCCAGGCCAAGGCGCGCGTCGTCGTTGTCGGTGGCGGTCCTGGAGGCGCCACGGCGGCAAAATACCTCGCCAGGGACAGCAACGGCGCGATCGCGGTGACGCTGGTCGAGGAGAACGAGACCTACCAGACCTGTTTCCACTCCAACCTCTATATCGGCGGCTTCAAGAGCTATGACGCGATCGTCCATCGCTATGACGCGCTGGCCCGGGCCTATGGCATCGCGCTCGTCCGCAGCCGCGCCACGCAGATCGACCGGGACCGCAAGGAGGTGGTGCTCGCCGATGGCCGGCGCCTGCCCTATGACCGGCTGGTGCTCTCGCCCGGCATCGACCTGAAATACGATTCCGTGCCCGGCTGGTCGAAGGAGGCCGAGGAGGTCATGCCGCATGGCTGGAAGCCCGGCCGGCAGACGCAGTTGATCCGCGAGAGGCTCGACGCTGTGCCCGATGGCGGCACCATCGTGATGATCGCACCGCCGAACCCTTATCGCTGCCCGCCCGGCCCCTATGAGCGCGCCTCGATGTTCGCGCATGTGCTGATGGGGACAGGTCGCAGCAAGGCCCGCATCGTCATCCTCGATCCCAAGGAGAGCTTCTCCAAGCAGGGCGTGTTCATGCCCGACTGGGAGAAGCGCTATGGCACAATGATCGAATGGCTCGGGCCCAAGGTGCATGACGGCATCAAATCGGTCGATCCGAAGACCGGAACCGTCGTCACCGGCTTCGAGACCTACGAGAACTGCGCCTTCGTCAACGTCATTCCGGCCCAGATGGCCGGCGCGATCGCGCGCGATGCCGGGCTCGCCCCGGCCGGGGGCTATTGCGCCATCGATCCCGCGACGATGAAGTCCGTGGCGGATGCCAACATCGTCGTGCTCGGCGATGCCTGCAATGCCGGCGACATGCCGAAATCGGCCTTCTCCGCCAACAACCAGGCCAAGGTCGCGGCAATGATCCTGCGCGGCGAACTCGTTGACGCCCCGACCTTTCCGGCGCGCTATCTCAACACCTGCTGGAGTCTCGTCGACACCGACGACGCCATCAAGGTCGGCGGCCGCTACGAGCCCAAGGACGGCCGCATTGCCGCGGTCGAGACCTTCATCTCGCAGCCGGGCGAAAGTGCCGAGATCCGCCGGCAGACCCAGGCCGAGAACATCGCCTGGTACGACGCCATCTGCGCCGACATGTTCACGTGA
- a CDS encoding c-type cytochrome, giving the protein MGRDGIKLRQAQSPAGFALLGALGLLFAAVPARAAGDRALGEYLASECTSCHQLSGRSPGGIPPIVGWPEEQFVAVLNAYARKERDNQTMQAIAARLSRDDVTALATYFASLTSKP; this is encoded by the coding sequence TTGGGTCGGGACGGGATAAAGCTGCGTCAGGCGCAAAGTCCTGCGGGTTTTGCCCTGCTGGGAGCCCTCGGCTTGCTTTTCGCAGCGGTACCGGCCCGGGCGGCAGGGGATCGAGCATTGGGCGAATACCTCGCCTCTGAATGCACCTCGTGCCACCAGCTCTCGGGCCGCAGTCCCGGCGGCATTCCGCCGATCGTCGGCTGGCCGGAGGAGCAGTTCGTCGCAGTGCTCAACGCCTATGCCCGCAAGGAGCGGGACAACCAGACGATGCAGGCCATTGCCGCGCGCCTGAGCCGCGACGACGTGACAGCGCTTGCCACTTATTTCGCCTCGCTGACGTCGAAGCCCTGA